The following proteins are encoded in a genomic region of Pseudomonas sp. Os17:
- the dxs gene encoding 1-deoxy-D-xylulose-5-phosphate synthase, translating into MPTTFHEIPRKRPTTPLLDRAQTPDGLRRLGEAELETLADELRLELLYTVGQTGGHFGAGLGVIELTIALHYVFDTPDDRLVWDVGHQAYPHKILTGRREQMATLRQKDGLAAFPRRSESEYDTFGVGHSSTSISAALGMAIAARLQHSERKAIAVIGDGALTAGMAFEALNHAPEVDANMLVILNDNDMSISRNVGGLSNYLAKILSSRTYASMREGSKKVLSRLPGAWEIARRTEEYAKGMLVPGTLFEELGWNYIGPIDGHDLPTLIATLRNMRDLKGPQFLHVVTKKGKGFAPAEVDPIGYHAITKLEPLDAPAAAPKKAGGPKYSGVFGEWLCDMAAADPRLVGITPAMKEGSDLVAFSERFPLRYFDVAIAEQHAVTLAAGMACEGAKPVVAIYSTFLQRGYDQLIHDVAVQNLDVLFAIDRAGLVGEDGPTHAGSFDLSYLRCIPGMLVMTPSDENELRKMLSTGHLYNGPAAVRYPRGTGPNAPIDKDLEPIEIGKGVIRRQGKQVALLVFGVQLAEALQVAEKLDATVVDMRFVKPLDEALVREIAGSHELLVTIEENAIMGGAGGAVSEFLARESILKPILHLGLPDAYVEHAKPAQMLAECGLDEAGIEASVRQRLELLGL; encoded by the coding sequence ATGCCCACGACGTTTCATGAGATTCCCCGCAAACGCCCGACCACGCCGCTGCTCGACCGTGCCCAGACGCCGGACGGCCTGCGCCGGTTAGGTGAAGCCGAGCTGGAAACCCTGGCCGATGAATTGCGCCTGGAATTGCTCTACACGGTCGGCCAGACCGGCGGGCACTTCGGTGCCGGCCTCGGCGTCATCGAGCTGACCATCGCGTTGCATTACGTGTTCGACACCCCGGACGACCGGCTGGTGTGGGACGTGGGTCACCAGGCGTATCCGCACAAGATCCTCACCGGTCGTCGCGAACAGATGGCCACCCTGCGCCAGAAAGACGGCCTGGCGGCCTTCCCGCGGCGCTCCGAGAGCGAGTACGACACCTTCGGCGTCGGCCACTCCAGCACCTCCATCAGTGCCGCGCTGGGCATGGCCATCGCCGCCCGCCTGCAGCACAGCGAACGCAAGGCCATCGCGGTGATCGGCGACGGCGCCCTGACCGCGGGCATGGCCTTCGAGGCGCTGAACCACGCGCCGGAAGTGGACGCCAACATGCTGGTGATCCTCAACGACAACGACATGTCGATCTCACGCAATGTCGGCGGGCTGTCCAACTACCTGGCCAAGATTCTCTCCAGCCGCACCTACGCCAGCATGCGCGAAGGCAGCAAGAAAGTGCTGTCGCGCCTGCCCGGTGCCTGGGAAATCGCCCGCCGCACCGAAGAATACGCCAAGGGCATGCTGGTGCCCGGCACCCTGTTCGAAGAGCTGGGCTGGAACTACATCGGCCCCATCGACGGCCACGACCTGCCGACCCTGATCGCCACCCTGCGCAACATGCGCGACCTCAAGGGCCCGCAGTTCCTGCATGTGGTGACCAAGAAGGGCAAGGGCTTCGCCCCGGCGGAAGTCGACCCGATCGGCTACCACGCCATCACCAAGCTGGAACCCCTGGATGCTCCGGCGGCCGCGCCGAAAAAGGCCGGCGGTCCGAAGTACTCCGGCGTGTTTGGCGAGTGGCTGTGCGACATGGCCGCCGCCGACCCGCGCCTGGTGGGCATCACCCCGGCAATGAAGGAAGGCTCGGACCTGGTGGCCTTCAGCGAGCGTTTCCCGCTGCGCTATTTCGACGTGGCGATTGCCGAGCAGCATGCGGTGACCCTGGCGGCCGGCATGGCCTGCGAAGGCGCCAAGCCGGTGGTGGCGATCTACTCCACCTTCCTGCAGCGCGGCTATGACCAACTGATCCACGACGTGGCGGTGCAGAACCTCGACGTGCTGTTCGCCATCGACCGCGCCGGACTGGTGGGCGAAGACGGCCCGACCCACGCCGGCAGCTTCGACCTGTCCTACCTGCGCTGCATCCCCGGCATGCTGGTGATGACGCCGAGCGACGAGAACGAGTTGCGCAAGATGCTCAGCACCGGGCACCTGTACAACGGCCCCGCCGCCGTGCGCTACCCGCGCGGCACCGGCCCCAACGCGCCGATCGACAAGGACCTGGAACCGATCGAGATCGGCAAGGGCGTGATCCGTCGCCAGGGCAAACAGGTCGCGTTGCTGGTGTTCGGCGTGCAATTGGCCGAAGCCCTGCAAGTGGCCGAAAAGCTCGACGCCACCGTGGTCGACATGCGTTTCGTCAAACCCCTGGATGAAGCCCTGGTGCGCGAGATCGCCGGCAGCCATGAACTGCTGGTGACCATTGAAGAGAACGCCATCATGGGCGGCGCCGGTGGCGCGGTCAGCGAGTTTTTGGCCCGCGAAAGCATCCTCAAGCCGATCCTGCACCTGGGCTTGCCCGACGCCTACGTCGAGCACGCCAAACCGGCGCAGATGCTTGCCGAATGCGGGCTCGACGAAGCCGGCATCGAAGCCTCGGTGCGCCAGCGCCTGGAGTTGCTGGGCCTGTAA
- the ispA gene encoding (2E,6E)-farnesyl diphosphate synthase, giving the protein MIAAYQAASQARVDAAMHTLFTAPSPELARLYEAMRYSVMNGGKRVRPLLAYAACEALGGRPEQANGAACAVELIHAYSLVHDDLPAMDDDDLRRGQPTTHKAFDEACAILAGDGLQSLAFSALLDPGLSDASAEIRLRMVTTLAQAAGPAGMVGGQAIDLGSVGLKLDQQALEYMHRHKTGALIEASVILGALASGRAEKDELKSLQTYAQAVGLAFQVQDDILDVESDTATLGKRQGADIARDKPTYPALLGLAAAKEYALELRDQALHALRPFDAAAEPLRELARYIVERRH; this is encoded by the coding sequence GCAATGCACACCCTGTTCACCGCTCCCAGCCCCGAACTTGCCCGTCTTTATGAAGCCATGCGCTACAGCGTGATGAATGGCGGCAAGCGCGTGCGCCCGCTGCTGGCCTATGCCGCCTGCGAGGCCCTGGGCGGTCGGCCCGAACAAGCCAACGGCGCGGCCTGCGCGGTGGAACTGATTCACGCCTACTCCCTGGTCCACGACGACCTGCCGGCCATGGACGATGACGATCTGCGGCGCGGCCAGCCCACCACCCACAAAGCCTTCGACGAAGCCTGCGCGATTCTCGCCGGCGACGGCCTGCAGAGCCTGGCGTTCAGTGCCCTACTGGACCCGGGCCTGAGCGACGCCAGCGCCGAGATCCGGCTGCGCATGGTCACCACCCTGGCCCAGGCCGCAGGCCCGGCGGGCATGGTGGGCGGCCAGGCCATCGACCTGGGCTCGGTAGGCCTCAAGCTCGATCAGCAAGCCCTGGAATACATGCATCGGCACAAGACCGGCGCGCTGATCGAAGCCAGCGTGATCCTCGGCGCCCTGGCCAGCGGCCGGGCCGAGAAAGACGAGCTCAAATCCCTGCAGACCTACGCTCAGGCTGTCGGCCTGGCGTTCCAGGTGCAGGACGACATCCTCGACGTCGAAAGCGATACCGCCACCCTGGGCAAGCGCCAGGGCGCCGACATCGCCCGGGACAAACCGACCTACCCGGCACTGCTGGGGCTGGCCGCGGCCAAGGAATACGCTCTGGAGCTGCGGGACCAGGCGCTGCATGCGCTGCGTCCGTTTGACGCAGCGGCCGAGCCCCTGCGCGAGCTGGCGCGGTATATCGTCGAGCGCCGCCACTGA